A genomic region of Xiphophorus couchianus chromosome 9, X_couchianus-1.0, whole genome shotgun sequence contains the following coding sequences:
- the LOC114151421 gene encoding ras-related C3 botulinum toxin substrate 1-like → MNNIKCVVVGDGSVGKTCMLMSYTSNAFPGEYIPTVFDSYSANVMVDENPVAVCLWDTAGQEDYDRLRPLSYPQTDVFLLCFSLVGPPSFENVRARWIKELHHHCPTTPIVLVGTKVDLRNDSEALEEKKLTPITTVQGFAMAKEIGAAKYLECSALTQRGLKTVFDEAIRTVLLAPKVQKKRRCQIL, encoded by the exons ATGAATAACATTAAGTGTGTGGTGGTGGGAGATGG GTCTGTGGGTAAAACATGTATGCTCATGAGCTATACATCCAATGCCTTCCCTGGAGAATACATCCCCACAGT GTTCGATAGTTATTCTGCCAATGTAATGGTGGACGAGAATCCAGTGGCCGTGTGTCTGTGGGACACGGCAGGACAGGAGGACTATGACAGACTCAGACCTCTGTCCTACCCTCAGACG GACgtgtttctgctttgcttttctctCGTCGGTCCACCTTCCTTCGAGAATGTCCGTGCCAGG TGGATCAAAGAGCTGCATCACCACTGCCCTACGACCCCGATAGTCCTGGTGGGCACCAAGGTGGACCTGAGGAATGACAGTGAAGCTCTGGAGGAGAAGAAACTGACTCCAATCACCACTGTGCAGGGCTTTGCCATGGCTAAAGAAATCG GTGCAGCGAAGTACCTGGAGTGCTCCGCCCTGACGCAGCGCGGCCTCAAGACTGTGTTTGATGAAGCCATCAGGACGGTCCTGCTGGCCCCCAAAGTCCAGAAAAAACGCAGGTGCCAGATACTCTGA